A window of Oncorhynchus kisutch isolate 150728-3 linkage group LG10, Okis_V2, whole genome shotgun sequence contains these coding sequences:
- the LOC109897240 gene encoding splicing factor, arginine/serine-rich 19 isoform X2, translating into MDLTQIPCLKGMPDVPPHGITETAKSPLPSSTSSSSPASPPSSSSSSPGAVATGYNNDIQEGSANSMMMGDVVSSTSASLAPPSHSDPSFSSSDPLLCLSPLVGTNGQKELETEIYDPFHPTEGEREEGEREEGAEEEEGEKYDPFDPTGSPPSEREEGERETGGGRERGSSIGSDARGKRRKVETGRTGGEEKDNAPPDSTDALSVPPLSPRSLPLPLRRRLDRTKEPRVKVRDRREKANHSDHSEIEEGEIVGATERDGGKREERGREGVLPLVLPISSGSPFLHRGAKPERILRVLDGDSFVSVRAEGDWVGLVMPGREDGEPMDEEEEEEEEEEEEVVVGIGDLRRKLVSRRNARYRSSFPSSLSPQHLPPSPHTVPLAPSPLTAEKDKSRKSSKERERRKRKECKVGEEEQEEERRRKKRKEKDVGRENGGERKERHRERGRRSEKEKKTKVEKERGRSSRSDSRKRKKRRRSTPESSARPRSQNTSAQQAHGGRSWSNTSEDRHRDRENNRDRYRDRVGERDSDRDKDRKKDDTRRRERDGDSSRIKRERERDGVRKSTSRERGSSKRSKGSVEPRHRERDRHQDRERHRERYQDREGHRERHQDRERDREMHQDRERDRERRRDGRPVVPPSIQDLNGSDLFAIKRTITVTTTTTTTLPGSPPLAPSSPRSPSQGSEKPHKRKKKSRRRSDEELEDSICRRGSLSLSPPSHYHGYDSDHFSDKLEIDMHSLDGEALDSDYPSIEDSPPQLLEPAALSAKPKTATKPGRHHFKKKSRTGKKAGQSKSSSSSSVRPKGKELSTSSLSPTQATPGLASAPATLPSAKRGRKMGKEKERGEKGGKKESGRSGRSKKLSGGRKAKLQSKVSVLVREGVSSTTGGPVGSGKLGMELLGVGGPVGGSGGPVVGGSIAVVFRRDNESRSPFLKPCSEPLLLSGRKKDLGKVGRRSSLAVPPSSLLANPTVAALKSKKAKPSSTTSTSSSASSPSLSLATKRRRRLAKKTRGEKGLASGLTDVDGAIANCSSEGGGWGGSSSDIQSGVGAKPSSPHSGPAGPTPSSSSSSSSSTSVLPPSSSPPHTPPPSLTASRDARESSPDSQTVDSSCKTPEPSFLPEDCPTQTQSTLNLSPSSPSSQGGGLSQYGPSNMKPLPLDEDPKSLASPPCSSSSVSALASLSLPPSSTDPSSSSSSSVSSSSANKLPPPPPPPAAAPTLPWSLQTGVDCTAGGVLALTALLFKMEEANIASRAKAQEFIHATSQVPPSPGPTPAQFILHSALPLVGCTKTPPNHLHLGMSLGGGCAQTPPPLMPSGFSGGSGDSSDIGWDNESKDPDKYLKKLHTQERAVEEVKLAIKPYYQRKDINKDDYKDILRKAVTKICHSRNGEINPVKVSNLVKLYVQRYKYFRKHGRKMDEEVREDREMDSSY; encoded by the exons ATGGACTTAACTCAAATCCCATGCCTTAAAGGGATGCCTGATGTCCCTCCTCACGGGATCACAGAGACTGCCAAGAGCCCCTTGCCCTCCTCcacatcttcctcctctcccgCCTCCCCaccttcctcttcatcctcctctcctggtGCCGTGGCAACCGGCTACAACAATGATATCCAGGAGGGAAGTGCCAACAGCATGATGATGGGTGATGTGGTGTCCTCCACTTCTGCCTCCCTggctcccccctctcactctgacCCCTCGTTCTCCTCCTCAGATCCCTTGTTATGCCTCTCACCCCTTGTGGGCACCAACGGACAAAAAGAGCTAGAGACTGAGATTTACGACCCATTTCACCCcacggaaggagagagagaggaaggagagagagaggaaggagcggaggaggaggaaggggagaagtACGACCCCTTTGATCCGACCGGCTCtcccccctcagagagagaggaaggggagcgtgagacggggggagggagggagagagggagcagcatTGGGAGCGATGctagagggaagagaaggaaggtAGAGactgggaggacaggaggagaggagaaagacaatGCTCCTCCAGACTCCACGGacgctctctctgttcccccgctctcaccgcgctccctccctctcccccttcggAGGAGGCTGGACCGAACCAAAGAGCCCCGGGTGAAAGTacgggacaggagagagaaggcgAACCACTCGGACCACTCTGAGATTGAGGAGGGTGAGATCGTTGGGGCCACTGAGAGGGacggaggaaagagggaggagagaggccgGGAAGGAGTCCTTCCTCTcgtcctccccatctcctctggCAGTCCTTTCCTCCACAGGGGAGCCAAACCGGAGAGGATCCTCAGGGTGTTGGACGGGGATAGCTTTGTGTCGGTGCGGGCTGAGGGGGACTGGGTGGGGCTGGTGATGCCTGGCAGGGAGGATGGGGAGCCcatggatgaggaggaggaggaggaggaggaagaagaggaggaggtggtggtcgGGATAGGAGATCTGAGGAGGAAGCTGGTCAGCCGGCGTAATGCGAGATACcgctcctccttcccctcttccctctcgcCTCAGCACCTCCCACCGTCTCCTCACACCGTCCCTCTGGCCCCCTCCCCGCTCACTGCCGAGAAGGACAAGAGCCGCAAGAGCTCCAAGGAGAGGGAGCGGCGCAAGCGAAAGGAGTGCAAGGtaggggaggaggagcaggaggaggagaggaggaggaagaaaaggAAAGAAAAGGATGTTGGTAGAGAGAATGGtggggagaggaaggaaagacacagggagagggggcggcggagtgagaaagagaagaaaacaaaagtggagaaggagagagggaggagcagcagaagcgacagcaggaagaggaagaagagacgACGGAGCACCCCGGAATCTTCAGCACGCCCCCGCTCACAAAACACTTCAGCGCAGCAGGCCCACGGGGGCCGCTCCTGGTCAAATACTTCAGAGGaccgacacagagacagagagaataacagagaccGGTACAGAGACAGAGTTGGGGAACGAGACAGTGATCGAGACAAGGACAGAAAGAAAGATGACACCcggagaagggagagggatggagactcTAGCCGgataaagagggaaagagagcgagacggcGTCCGCAAATCGACCAGCCGAGAAAGAGGCAGCTCCAAGAGGTCCAAAGGAAGCGTAGAACCAAGGCACCGGGAAAGGGACAGGcaccaggacagagaaaggcACAGAGAAAGGTACCAGGACAGAGAAGGGCACAGAGAAAGacaccaggacagagaaagggacagagaaatgcaccaggacagagaaagggacagggagaGACGTCGAGATGGTCGACCCGTGGTGCCGCCATCCATCCAGGATCTCAATGGCTCTGACCTGTTCGCCATCAAGCGCACCATCACGGTCACcacgaccaccaccaccactctcccCGGATCGCCCCCGCTGGCTCCATCCTCCCCCCGCAGCCCCTCCCAGGGCTCCGAAAAGCCCcacaagaggaagaagaagagccGTCGGCGCTCGGACGAAGAGTTAGAAGACAGCATTTGCCGGCGTGggagcctctccctctctccgccgTCACATTACCATGGCTATGACTCGGACCACTTCTCAGACAAACTGGAGATAGACATGCATTCTCTGGACGGGGAGGCTCTGGATTCAGACTACCCCTCTATAGAAGACTCCCCTCCCCAGCTTCTGGAACCCGCTGCCCTCAGCGCCAAACCCAAGACCGCTACCAAACCTGGACGCCACCACTTCAAGAAGAAATCACGAACGGGCAAGAAAGCTGGTCAGTCCAAgtcgtcctcttcctcctcggtTCGACCTAAAGGTAAGGAGCTCTCCACCTCCTCACTCTCCCCAACCCAGGCCACCCCCGGCCTGGCCTCCGCCCCAGCCACCCTCCCCTCGGCCAAACGAGGGAGGAAGATGGGGAAGGAGAAAGAGCGTGGGGAAAAAGGAGGAAAGAAAGAGTCTGGTCGGTCTGGCAGGTCCAAGAAATTAAGTGGTGGGAGGAAAGCCAAGCTGCAGTCCAAAGTGTCAGTGCTGGTGCGCGAGGGTGTGAGCAGCACCACGGGGGGCCCGGTGGGCTCGGGGAAGCTGGGCATGGAGCTCCTCGGGGTGGGCGGGCCAGTAGGGGGCTCTGGGGGGCCGGTGGTGGGAGGCTCCATTGCCGTGGTCTTTAGGAGGGACAATGAGAGCAGATCTCCGTTCCTCAAGCCGTGCTCTGAGCCTCTATTGCTGAGTGGACGCAAAAAGGACCTGGGGAAGGTGGGCAGACGCAGTTCCCTGGCCGTTCCACCTTCCTCCTTGCTGGCTAATCCCACGGTGGCAGCGCTGAAGTCCAAGAAGGCCAAGCCCAGCTCTAccacctccacatcctcctcggCGTCTTCACCCTCATTGTCCCTAGCAACCAAGCGTAGGAGGCGGCTGGCGAAGAAGACGCGGGGAGAGAAAGGCCTAGCCAGCGGTTTGACGGACGTGGATGGCGCTATAGCCAACTGTAGCTCTGAGGGCGGCGGCTGGGGTGGGTCTTCCTCCGACATCCAATCAGGAGTGGGGGCTAAACCCTCCAGTCCGCACTCTGGTCCAGCTGGTCCAACCCCTTCCTcatcctcttcatcatcctcttccACCAGTGTCCTCCCCCCGTCCTCCTCACCCCCCCACACCCCTCCGCCCTCCCTCACCGCCTCGCGTGATGCTCGGGAGTCATCTCCCGACTCTCAGACAGTGGACAGCAGCTGTAAGACTCCTGAGCCCTCTTTCCTACCCGAGGACTGCCCCACTCAGACCCAGAGCACCCTAAACCTGTCCCCCTCCAGTCCCTCGTCCCAGGGGGGAGGCCTCTCACAGTACGGCCCCTCCAACATGAAGCCACTCCCTCTAGACGAAGACCCCAAATCCCTGGCCTCACCCCCTTGTTCCTCCTCATCTGTCTCTGCCCTTGCCTCGctttcccttcctccttcctccacagacccctcctcctcttcctcctcttctgttTCTTCCTCCTCGGCAAACAAGCTGccaccacccccacctccccctgCTGCTGCCCCTACCCTCCCCTGGAGTCTGCAGACAGGAGTGGACTGCACGGCCGGAGGAGTTTTAGCAT TGACAGCTCTGCTGTTTAAGATGGAAGAGGCCAATATCGCAAGTAGAGCCAAAGCCCAGGAGTTCATCCATGCTACcagccag GTTCCTCCTTCCCCTGGCCCCACCCCTGCTCAGTTCATCCTGCACAGCGCCCTCCCATTGGTGGGCTGCACCAAAACCCCGCCCAACCACCTGCACCTTGGCATGTCTTTGGGTGGCGGCTGTGCCCAGACCCCACCCCCTCTCATGCCCTCTGGGTTCTCGGGAGGGTCCGGAGACTCCAGTGATATCGGCTGGGACAACGAGAGCAAGGACCCTGACAAG TACCTGAAGAAGCTCCACACTCAGGAGCGTGCGGTGGAGGAGGTGAAGCTGGCCATTAAGCCTTACTACCAGCGTAAAGACATCAACAAGGACGACTACAAGGACATCCTGAGAAAGGCAGTAACCAAG ATCTGCCACAGTCGAAATGGAGAGATCAACCCGGTCAAGGTGAGCAACCTGGTCAAGCTTTATGTTCAGAGGTACAAGTACTTCAGGAAGCACGGTCGAAAGATGGATGAGGAagtgagggaggacagagagatggattcCTCCTATTGA
- the LOC109897240 gene encoding splicing factor, arginine/serine-rich 19 isoform X1 gives MDLTQIPCLKGMPDVPPHGITETAKSPLPSSTSSSSPASPPSSSSSSPGAVATGYNNDIQEGSANSMMMGDVVSSTSASLAPPSHSDPSFSSSDPLLCLSPLVGTNGQKELETEIYDPFHPTEGEREEGEREEGAEEEEGEKYDPFDPTGSPPSEREEGERETGGGRERGSSIGSDARGKRRKVETGRTGGEEKDNAPPDSTDALSVPPLSPRSLPLPLRRRLDRTKEPRVKVRDRREKANHSDHSEIEEGEIVGATERDGGKREERGREGVLPLVLPISSGSPFLHRGAKPERILRVLDGDSFVSVRAEGDWVGLVMPGREDGEPMDEEEEEEEEEEEEVVVGIGDLRRKLVSRRNARYRSSFPSSLSPQHLPPSPHTVPLAPSPLTAEKDKSRKSSKERERRKRKECKVGEEEQEEERRRKKRKEKDVGRENGGERKERHRERGRRSEKEKKTKVEKERGRSSRSDSRKRKKRRRSTPESSARPRSQNTSAQQAHGGRSWSNTSEDRHRDRENNRDRYRDRVGERDSDRDKDRKKDDTRRRERDGDSSRIKRERERDGVRKSTSRERGSSKRSKGSVEPRHRERDRHQDRERHRERYQDREGHRERHQDRERDREMHQDRERDRERRRDGRPVVPPSIQDLNGSDLFAIKRTITVTTTTTTTLPGSPPLAPSSPRSPSQGSEKPHKRKKKSRRRSDEELEDSICRRGSLSLSPPSHYHGYDSDHFSDKLEIDMHSLDGEALDSDYPSIEDSPPQLLEPAALSAKPKTATKPGRHHFKKKSRTGKKAGQSKSSSSSSVRPKGKELSTSSLSPTQATPGLASAPATLPSAKRGRKMGKEKERGEKGGKKESGRSGRSKKLSGGRKAKLQSKVSVLVREGVSSTTGGPVGSGKLGMELLGVGGPVGGSGGPVVGGSIAVVFRRDNESRSPFLKPCSEPLLLSGRKKDLGKVGRRSSLAVPPSSLLANPTVAALKSKKAKPSSTTSTSSSASSPSLSLATKRRRRLAKKTRGEKGLASGLTDVDGAIANCSSEGGGWGGSSSDIQSGVGAKPSSPHSGPAGPTPSSSSSSSSSTSVLPPSSSPPHTPPPSLTASRDARESSPDSQTVDSSCKTPEPSFLPEDCPTQTQSTLNLSPSSPSSQGGGLSQYGPSNMKPLPLDEDPKSLASPPCSSSSVSALASLSLPPSSTDPSSSSSSSVSSSSANKLPPPPPPPAAAPTLPWSLQTGVDCTAGGVLALTALLFKMEEANIASRAKAQEFIHATSQILSQTNQNHSSQHAPSSSSQVPPSPGPTPAQFILHSALPLVGCTKTPPNHLHLGMSLGGGCAQTPPPLMPSGFSGGSGDSSDIGWDNESKDPDKYLKKLHTQERAVEEVKLAIKPYYQRKDINKDDYKDILRKAVTKICHSRNGEINPVKVSNLVKLYVQRYKYFRKHGRKMDEEVREDREMDSSY, from the exons ATGGACTTAACTCAAATCCCATGCCTTAAAGGGATGCCTGATGTCCCTCCTCACGGGATCACAGAGACTGCCAAGAGCCCCTTGCCCTCCTCcacatcttcctcctctcccgCCTCCCCaccttcctcttcatcctcctctcctggtGCCGTGGCAACCGGCTACAACAATGATATCCAGGAGGGAAGTGCCAACAGCATGATGATGGGTGATGTGGTGTCCTCCACTTCTGCCTCCCTggctcccccctctcactctgacCCCTCGTTCTCCTCCTCAGATCCCTTGTTATGCCTCTCACCCCTTGTGGGCACCAACGGACAAAAAGAGCTAGAGACTGAGATTTACGACCCATTTCACCCcacggaaggagagagagaggaaggagagagagaggaaggagcggaggaggaggaaggggagaagtACGACCCCTTTGATCCGACCGGCTCtcccccctcagagagagaggaaggggagcgtgagacggggggagggagggagagagggagcagcatTGGGAGCGATGctagagggaagagaaggaaggtAGAGactgggaggacaggaggagaggagaaagacaatGCTCCTCCAGACTCCACGGacgctctctctgttcccccgctctcaccgcgctccctccctctcccccttcggAGGAGGCTGGACCGAACCAAAGAGCCCCGGGTGAAAGTacgggacaggagagagaaggcgAACCACTCGGACCACTCTGAGATTGAGGAGGGTGAGATCGTTGGGGCCACTGAGAGGGacggaggaaagagggaggagagaggccgGGAAGGAGTCCTTCCTCTcgtcctccccatctcctctggCAGTCCTTTCCTCCACAGGGGAGCCAAACCGGAGAGGATCCTCAGGGTGTTGGACGGGGATAGCTTTGTGTCGGTGCGGGCTGAGGGGGACTGGGTGGGGCTGGTGATGCCTGGCAGGGAGGATGGGGAGCCcatggatgaggaggaggaggaggaggaggaagaagaggaggaggtggtggtcgGGATAGGAGATCTGAGGAGGAAGCTGGTCAGCCGGCGTAATGCGAGATACcgctcctccttcccctcttccctctcgcCTCAGCACCTCCCACCGTCTCCTCACACCGTCCCTCTGGCCCCCTCCCCGCTCACTGCCGAGAAGGACAAGAGCCGCAAGAGCTCCAAGGAGAGGGAGCGGCGCAAGCGAAAGGAGTGCAAGGtaggggaggaggagcaggaggaggagaggaggaggaagaaaaggAAAGAAAAGGATGTTGGTAGAGAGAATGGtggggagaggaaggaaagacacagggagagggggcggcggagtgagaaagagaagaaaacaaaagtggagaaggagagagggaggagcagcagaagcgacagcaggaagaggaagaagagacgACGGAGCACCCCGGAATCTTCAGCACGCCCCCGCTCACAAAACACTTCAGCGCAGCAGGCCCACGGGGGCCGCTCCTGGTCAAATACTTCAGAGGaccgacacagagacagagagaataacagagaccGGTACAGAGACAGAGTTGGGGAACGAGACAGTGATCGAGACAAGGACAGAAAGAAAGATGACACCcggagaagggagagggatggagactcTAGCCGgataaagagggaaagagagcgagacggcGTCCGCAAATCGACCAGCCGAGAAAGAGGCAGCTCCAAGAGGTCCAAAGGAAGCGTAGAACCAAGGCACCGGGAAAGGGACAGGcaccaggacagagaaaggcACAGAGAAAGGTACCAGGACAGAGAAGGGCACAGAGAAAGacaccaggacagagaaagggacagagaaatgcaccaggacagagaaagggacagggagaGACGTCGAGATGGTCGACCCGTGGTGCCGCCATCCATCCAGGATCTCAATGGCTCTGACCTGTTCGCCATCAAGCGCACCATCACGGTCACcacgaccaccaccaccactctcccCGGATCGCCCCCGCTGGCTCCATCCTCCCCCCGCAGCCCCTCCCAGGGCTCCGAAAAGCCCcacaagaggaagaagaagagccGTCGGCGCTCGGACGAAGAGTTAGAAGACAGCATTTGCCGGCGTGggagcctctccctctctccgccgTCACATTACCATGGCTATGACTCGGACCACTTCTCAGACAAACTGGAGATAGACATGCATTCTCTGGACGGGGAGGCTCTGGATTCAGACTACCCCTCTATAGAAGACTCCCCTCCCCAGCTTCTGGAACCCGCTGCCCTCAGCGCCAAACCCAAGACCGCTACCAAACCTGGACGCCACCACTTCAAGAAGAAATCACGAACGGGCAAGAAAGCTGGTCAGTCCAAgtcgtcctcttcctcctcggtTCGACCTAAAGGTAAGGAGCTCTCCACCTCCTCACTCTCCCCAACCCAGGCCACCCCCGGCCTGGCCTCCGCCCCAGCCACCCTCCCCTCGGCCAAACGAGGGAGGAAGATGGGGAAGGAGAAAGAGCGTGGGGAAAAAGGAGGAAAGAAAGAGTCTGGTCGGTCTGGCAGGTCCAAGAAATTAAGTGGTGGGAGGAAAGCCAAGCTGCAGTCCAAAGTGTCAGTGCTGGTGCGCGAGGGTGTGAGCAGCACCACGGGGGGCCCGGTGGGCTCGGGGAAGCTGGGCATGGAGCTCCTCGGGGTGGGCGGGCCAGTAGGGGGCTCTGGGGGGCCGGTGGTGGGAGGCTCCATTGCCGTGGTCTTTAGGAGGGACAATGAGAGCAGATCTCCGTTCCTCAAGCCGTGCTCTGAGCCTCTATTGCTGAGTGGACGCAAAAAGGACCTGGGGAAGGTGGGCAGACGCAGTTCCCTGGCCGTTCCACCTTCCTCCTTGCTGGCTAATCCCACGGTGGCAGCGCTGAAGTCCAAGAAGGCCAAGCCCAGCTCTAccacctccacatcctcctcggCGTCTTCACCCTCATTGTCCCTAGCAACCAAGCGTAGGAGGCGGCTGGCGAAGAAGACGCGGGGAGAGAAAGGCCTAGCCAGCGGTTTGACGGACGTGGATGGCGCTATAGCCAACTGTAGCTCTGAGGGCGGCGGCTGGGGTGGGTCTTCCTCCGACATCCAATCAGGAGTGGGGGCTAAACCCTCCAGTCCGCACTCTGGTCCAGCTGGTCCAACCCCTTCCTcatcctcttcatcatcctcttccACCAGTGTCCTCCCCCCGTCCTCCTCACCCCCCCACACCCCTCCGCCCTCCCTCACCGCCTCGCGTGATGCTCGGGAGTCATCTCCCGACTCTCAGACAGTGGACAGCAGCTGTAAGACTCCTGAGCCCTCTTTCCTACCCGAGGACTGCCCCACTCAGACCCAGAGCACCCTAAACCTGTCCCCCTCCAGTCCCTCGTCCCAGGGGGGAGGCCTCTCACAGTACGGCCCCTCCAACATGAAGCCACTCCCTCTAGACGAAGACCCCAAATCCCTGGCCTCACCCCCTTGTTCCTCCTCATCTGTCTCTGCCCTTGCCTCGctttcccttcctccttcctccacagacccctcctcctcttcctcctcttctgttTCTTCCTCCTCGGCAAACAAGCTGccaccacccccacctccccctgCTGCTGCCCCTACCCTCCCCTGGAGTCTGCAGACAGGAGTGGACTGCACGGCCGGAGGAGTTTTAGCAT TGACAGCTCTGCTGTTTAAGATGGAAGAGGCCAATATCGCAAGTAGAGCCAAAGCCCAGGAGTTCATCCATGCTACcagccag ATTCTCTCCCAAACCAATCAGAACCATTCATCGCAGCATgccccttcttcctcctcccagGTTCCTCCTTCCCCTGGCCCCACCCCTGCTCAGTTCATCCTGCACAGCGCCCTCCCATTGGTGGGCTGCACCAAAACCCCGCCCAACCACCTGCACCTTGGCATGTCTTTGGGTGGCGGCTGTGCCCAGACCCCACCCCCTCTCATGCCCTCTGGGTTCTCGGGAGGGTCCGGAGACTCCAGTGATATCGGCTGGGACAACGAGAGCAAGGACCCTGACAAG TACCTGAAGAAGCTCCACACTCAGGAGCGTGCGGTGGAGGAGGTGAAGCTGGCCATTAAGCCTTACTACCAGCGTAAAGACATCAACAAGGACGACTACAAGGACATCCTGAGAAAGGCAGTAACCAAG ATCTGCCACAGTCGAAATGGAGAGATCAACCCGGTCAAGGTGAGCAACCTGGTCAAGCTTTATGTTCAGAGGTACAAGTACTTCAGGAAGCACGGTCGAAAGATGGATGAGGAagtgagggaggacagagagatggattcCTCCTATTGA